In a single window of the Bacillus clarus genome:
- the greA gene encoding transcription elongation factor GreA, whose product MATEKTYPMTQEGKQKLENELEELKTVKRKEVVERIKIARSFGDLSENSEYDAAKDEQAFVEGRITQLENMIRNAVIIEDNGEESTVVTLGKTVTFKELPGGDEEAYTIVGSAEADPFEGRISNDSPIAKSLLGKQIGEKVAIQTPGGEMQVEIISVK is encoded by the coding sequence ATGGCAACAGAAAAAACATACCCTATGACGCAAGAGGGTAAGCAAAAATTAGAGAACGAACTAGAGGAATTAAAAACAGTAAAACGTAAAGAAGTGGTAGAGCGCATTAAGATCGCACGTAGCTTCGGAGATCTTTCTGAGAACTCTGAGTACGATGCAGCGAAAGATGAGCAAGCATTCGTAGAAGGACGTATTACACAATTAGAAAACATGATCCGTAATGCGGTTATCATTGAAGACAATGGTGAAGAGTCTACAGTTGTAACATTAGGCAAAACAGTAACATTTAAAGAATTACCAGGTGGAGACGAAGAAGCTTACACAATCGTAGGTAGCGCAGAAGCAGATCCATTTGAAGGAAGAATTTCTAACGATTCTCCAATCGCAAAAAGCTTATTAGGTAAGCAAATTGGTGAGAAGGTAGCCATCCAAACACCAGGCGGAGAAATGCAAGTAGAGATTATCTCTGTAAAATAA
- a CDS encoding peptidoglycan D,D-transpeptidase FtsI family protein, which produces MNMKRRIMITLICFMCMMFLLLFRLIQIQIIDTESFTDRNINLIEKSVNQRTQSVTVDNGRGHIVDRNGATLGEETYPVLIIFPFLQIKNDMLEKIAHIIGVSSREIQMQIKDKKQAFILQRGNQPFQLTKNQMEKVNSADILGMVAAEVRIKRVQEAEHVIGVLGENEREFQKRYGDMKKLSKQTPIGISGLQQSFDEFLMTDGETKVLYQVDRQGEPIFGKKAKYTSPGNPFYPITIQTTLHKTLQQKAEELVQTNGIKKGGLVLLDVKKNEVLAMVSKPSLQLKNKSAYKLTLENQMLTPHFPGSVFKTVIAAAAIDQKLIHSSRIFNCNTDPYGENPPQVMMGALNFNESIARSCNRTFAVLGNELMQKDKKVFETYLEALGGSGRVGWKGTVFHTHDFEQMPEEKSAIVWSGEENKGSRKAIAQTAIGQKDVRVSPLAVANMMATIARGGDKMEVKAVNKILYRNGTDFFEFEDHKLEGKQLPYETVKRLQEVLRGVVTMEKGTGAAFRGLPLAVAGKSGTAQTGKGDQVNRWFAGYFPYEHPRYALVVVDIETNNGGTNITPIFKELVEEIFRIESGK; this is translated from the coding sequence ATGAATATGAAACGGAGAATTATGATCACCTTAATTTGTTTTATGTGCATGATGTTTTTGTTACTTTTTCGTTTGATTCAAATACAGATTATAGATACTGAATCATTTACAGATCGAAATATTAATTTGATTGAGAAGAGTGTCAACCAGCGTACACAGTCAGTTACAGTCGATAACGGAAGGGGACATATTGTTGATCGAAATGGTGCTACACTTGGTGAGGAAACATACCCAGTATTAATTATTTTTCCATTTCTTCAAATAAAAAATGACATGTTAGAGAAAATCGCGCATATCATTGGTGTGTCTAGTCGAGAGATACAAATGCAAATAAAAGACAAAAAGCAGGCCTTTATACTGCAAAGGGGGAATCAACCATTTCAATTAACGAAAAATCAGATGGAGAAGGTAAATAGTGCAGATATATTAGGTATGGTAGCGGCTGAAGTTAGAATAAAGAGAGTGCAAGAAGCGGAGCATGTAATCGGTGTGCTCGGGGAAAACGAGCGGGAATTTCAAAAACGGTATGGAGATATGAAAAAGTTATCGAAGCAAACACCGATTGGTATTTCCGGATTGCAGCAATCGTTTGATGAGTTTTTAATGACGGATGGAGAAACGAAAGTATTATATCAAGTAGATCGGCAAGGAGAACCGATTTTTGGTAAGAAAGCGAAATACACTTCTCCAGGAAATCCATTTTATCCGATTACGATTCAGACAACATTACATAAAACGTTGCAACAAAAAGCAGAAGAACTTGTACAAACAAATGGAATTAAAAAAGGTGGATTAGTATTGCTTGATGTGAAGAAAAATGAAGTTTTAGCGATGGTGAGTAAACCGTCCTTGCAGCTGAAAAATAAGAGTGCATATAAATTGACGCTTGAAAACCAAATGCTCACACCGCATTTCCCTGGTTCTGTTTTTAAAACAGTCATTGCAGCGGCGGCGATTGATCAAAAACTGATTCACTCTAGCCGTATATTCAATTGTAATACGGATCCATACGGTGAAAATCCCCCTCAAGTTATGATGGGCGCATTAAACTTTAATGAGAGCATTGCTAGAAGCTGCAATAGGACATTTGCCGTATTAGGTAATGAACTGATGCAAAAGGATAAAAAGGTGTTTGAAACGTATTTAGAAGCCTTAGGAGGGAGCGGGAGAGTTGGATGGAAAGGAACAGTGTTTCACACACATGATTTCGAACAAATGCCCGAGGAGAAGAGCGCTATTGTTTGGAGTGGGGAAGAAAATAAAGGGAGTAGAAAAGCGATCGCTCAAACTGCAATTGGGCAAAAGGATGTACGCGTATCTCCTCTCGCTGTTGCGAATATGATGGCAACGATTGCTAGGGGTGGCGACAAGATGGAAGTAAAAGCTGTGAATAAAATATTATATAGAAATGGAACGGATTTTTTTGAGTTTGAAGATCATAAATTGGAAGGAAAACAACTTCCTTATGAAACAGTGAAAAGGTTACAGGAAGTATTAAGAGGGGTTGTAACGATGGAGAAAGGAACAGGAGCAGCCTTTCGTGGATTACCGTTAGCTGTCGCCGGGAAATCAGGAACGGCGCAAACTGGAAAAGGAGATCAGGTGAATCGCTGGTTTGCTGGTTATTTTCCATATGAACATCCAAGATATGCTCTAGTTGTTGTTGATATAGAGACAAATAATGGAGGCACCAATATTACACCGATTTTTAAAGAATTAGTAGAAGAAATTTTTCGCATAGAAAGTGGAAAGTAA
- the udk gene encoding uridine kinase: protein MGTNKPVVIGIAGGSGSGKTSVTKAIFDHFQGHSILILEQDYYYKDQSHLPMEERLKTNYDHPLAFDNDLLIEHLQQLLAYKQVEKPVYDYTLHTRSEEIIPVEPKDVIILEGILILEDPRLCELMDIKLFVDTDADLRILRRMQRDIKERGRTMDSVIDQYVSVVRPMHNQFIEPSKKFADIIIPEGGQNHVAIDIMVTKIATILEQKVNL, encoded by the coding sequence ATGGGGACGAATAAGCCTGTTGTAATTGGAATTGCTGGTGGTTCAGGATCAGGTAAAACAAGTGTAACGAAAGCGATTTTTGACCATTTTCAAGGTCATTCCATTTTAATATTGGAGCAAGATTATTATTACAAAGATCAAAGCCATTTACCAATGGAAGAACGTTTAAAAACAAATTATGATCATCCGTTAGCGTTTGATAACGATTTGTTAATTGAACATTTGCAGCAGTTGCTTGCATATAAACAAGTAGAGAAACCTGTATATGACTATACATTGCATACGCGTTCGGAAGAAATTATTCCAGTTGAACCGAAAGATGTAATCATTTTAGAAGGAATCCTTATTTTAGAAGACCCACGTCTTTGCGAATTAATGGATATTAAATTGTTTGTTGATACAGATGCAGACCTTCGTATTTTACGTCGTATGCAACGCGATATTAAAGAGCGCGGTCGTACGATGGATTCTGTTATTGACCAATATGTAAGTGTTGTACGTCCAATGCACAATCAATTTATTGAGCCATCTAAGAAATTTGCGGATATTATTATCCCTGAAGGTGGACAAAACCACGTTGCAATTGATATTATGGTTACAAAAATTGCAACAATTCTTGAACAAAAAGTAAATTTGTAA